GCCCCGCCGGTAGCTTCCGTCTGTAGCACCTAGGGCGTCGCGGAGCGTCTTCCCTGCCCCCGCGAGGTGCTCGGGGGGAAGCGCCCGAGCGCCTGCATGTGCTCCCAGAACTGTCCGTAGCTCTGCTCCCAACCCCGCGACGGGCTACCGACACCCACGTGTGTGAAGGAGCTGCGGAAGGACCCCCTCGACGCAACCACCCTGGTCGCGAGCGCGAGCGTGTTCCCGGGCAGGAACGACGCGCCGCCAAAGCGGTTGACCTCCAGCTCGAGGGCACCGGCCAGTGGCTGAAGGGCAAGAGCCTCGACACCTTCGCCCCGCTCGGTCCGTGGCTCGTGACCGCCGACGAGGTCCCCGACCCGCAGGACCTGCGCCTGTGGCTCAGCGTCAACGGCGAGACC
The nucleotide sequence above comes from Trueperaceae bacterium. Encoded proteins:
- a CDS encoding fumarylacetoacetate hydrolase family protein, which encodes MCEGAAEGPPRRNHPGRERERVPGQERRAAKAVDLQLEGTGQWLKGKSLDTFAPLGPWLVTADEVPDPQDLRLWLSVNGET